The sequence below is a genomic window from Vicinamibacterales bacterium.
GCCATCTACAGCGTGATTCCCCCCGAGGGGTGCGCGGCAATCCTGTGGCGCGATGCCGCTCGCAAGGTGGAGGCGTCCGAGGCGCTGAAGCTGACGGCGCCGGACATGCTGCGTCTCGGCATCGTGGACGAGATTATCCCCGAACCCGCCGGTGGCGCGCACAACGATCCCGACGCGGCCGCGAGCCGGCTCGACGAGGCGATCCGCCGTTCGCTGGGAGAAGTGAGTCGACTGTCAGCCGATGACCGGGTGGCCCGCCGGTACGAGAAGTTCCGGAACATGGGACGGCTCGGGGTGGACTTCGTCGAGAAGTGAGAAGCCGGCTAGATGCCAACTCTGCTCTGGGAACATCAGACGTGTGACGAGGTCGCGGCGGCCGCGCTGGCGACCGCGCTTGGAATCAGTACCGTCACTGCGCGGCTGTTGTGCCTGCGAGGCATCTCCACGCCAGAGGAGGCGGCTCGCTTCCTGAAGCCCTCTCTCGACCAATTGCACGACCCGTATCTGCTCGCCGACATGGCAGTGGCGGTCGATCGCGTGCTGTCCGCCATCGCGCGCCGCGAGCGCATCGTGATTCATGGGGACTACGACGTCGATGGCATCACCTCCACCGTGATCCTCGAGCGCGCGCTCGCGTCCCTCGGGGCCGATGTCGGGCACTTCATCCCCGAGCGCATTCGCGATGGCTACGGCCTGCAGGTGCCGGCCATCGAGCGGCTGCACGCAGAGGGGGCCCGCCTGGTGATCTCGGTAGATTGCGGGATTCGCAGCCTCGACGCGGCACGGCGCGCCCGGGCCCTTGGTGTCGACCTGATCGTCACGGACCATCACGAACCGGAAGCGGAACTGCCGCCCGCGGTCGCCGTCATCAACCCGAAGCGGTCGGATTGCACCTATCCCGACAAGCACCTGGCGGGCGTCGGCGTGGCCCTGAAACTGGTGCAGGCGCTCTGCACGCGAAGCGGACACGAGAAGTGGCTGCCCGCGTTCGTGAAGATTGCCGCCCTCGG
It includes:
- a CDS encoding DHH family phosphoesterase; the protein is MPTLLWEHQTCDEVAAAALATALGISTVTARLLCLRGISTPEEAARFLKPSLDQLHDPYLLADMAVAVDRVLSAIARRERIVIHGDYDVDGITSTVILERALASLGADVGHFIPERIRDGYGLQVPAIERLHAEGARLVISVDCGIRSLDAARRARALGVDLIVTDHHEPEAELPPAVAVINPKRSDCTYPDKHLAGVGVALKLVQALCTRSGHEKWLPAFVKIAALGTLADVVPLVGENRVIAKQGLEMLSKGPHKVGLRALLDASGLGGKTIGSYHVAFILAPRMNAAGRMATPDITARLLLATDEAQADEARVLATQLNEENLRRQEEEQEILAQARRAIEGDPDIG